The following is a genomic window from Arvicanthis niloticus isolate mArvNil1 chromosome 10, mArvNil1.pat.X, whole genome shotgun sequence.
TCTTTTGCCATACAGTGGAGAATTAACCTCCTCACGTCTGCTCCGagacacatctctctctctctctctctctctctctctctctctctctctctctctctctctctctctcacacacacacacacacacacacacacacacacacagtgttaaaAGGGACCTTAAGAGTCTTTCTGTCTCCGAAGTGTGTGTCAGTGAGTGCAAGATTGGGGTTGTGTGTCAGACTCCTACTCTTTTCTAGTGAAATCCAGACTGGTCACCACCCTTGCGTGTGTTTTTCGGAGGTCTTTGTGTCTTGTTTCAGTCGGCTCTGCACTCAGGGGAGGAAAAAAACCCTGTTCTGTGGAAAGAGTTACCACTACTTGGAGGAAATCTATGAGAGTCCCGAATCACATGCCCTAAAAGATGGGCGCGGGTCTCACTCAGGTCCGCTCTCTTCCATTTACCTCTGCGCGACTCCGGAGCCTCGCACGCCCAGCTCATTCAAGCTCCAACCAGCTCAGAAATCTGGTGTCTGCTAATCTTCTACACTTAGTCTTCTCTGCGCCTCAGGAACCTCAGCTCTTAGCTACCCAGGCTAGGATCAAGCGCTTCCAGAAAGAACCCAGTAGCGGAGCAAGCAGCCTCCAGCAGGAAACCACCCCGCCCCAAAAGGCAGCCTTAAGTCCAGCTGCACAGCCTGCGCGGAGCGAGAGGGGGTTTCTCTCTGCGGCTCCCCCTTTTTCCACGTAAATGAAACTTCACAGGGTTTGTGAACTTATGGTTTGTGGACGTTTCCTTCAGAAACTAGGAGAGGGAGACCATCCGAGTTTCAGACTTCCAGGTGGGAAGCATTCAGCTACCTCTTCCAGGTGGCAGACCCCTGGGTAATTTCGTCCCCAGCTCCTGCGAGACCCAGGTCTTTCTTGCCCAACGTGGCCGAAAAAAGACCGAAATTCTAACCGGAAAAGGACAGCATTACTTTACCCCAGCGACGGTTTCTTTCCTTCAGTTACTAAGTCTAGAAACCAGGAAGAAAAGCTGCTGCCATCAGGTTAGAAGCAAGCAGGAGAGGGGATGCcttaagccagagacagcaaaAAGCCTCAGTCTGCATGAAGTACCGCCCCCCAACCCCAGTCTCTCCCCAGACTGGACAGGCTCCTCGCCTAGGTGGGCATACCCTGGCTCTGCTCTCTTTAACGTCAGAATTGAGTTTTTAAGTGTGTCCTAGTTCTGAGTCTTTGAGCTGTTGGATTTtgggtttttaatatttttggagTTAAAGGAGAAATCTAATCAATAACTGAAAACTTGAGGTACAGGGAGGGGGAACACTAAAGTTTGAGAAGAAAAGCCCAAAGGGAGACTTGAAGAACTGTCCCACCCCCACCTGAAGCCCAGGGCTGTTAGAGGCTGCCTGTGGTCCCCAGCTCTTGGGAGTAACTAGGGATAATAGCTCACAGTGTCTTTAAATTGGGGTCGTAGTGAGGGGTGTTCTATCTTGATTTATTCTTGCTCTCCCCCAACTGCTCTCACTGTGATCTTTCTAAGAAGCATTCCTTTTTATCAATCCAGCCCTCAGCCATGAGTCCAGAGCAAGAAGCCAAAAACCAGCTCCAGGGACTGAGTGGAAGGAAAGCCGGTAAGCAAGACTCAGCAGCAGCCCCAGCCTTCAGCTCCTTCCAGCAGAGGGATGCCTCCTATGGTCTGACCTCAGcactctccttcctttcttgggCCGGAGGAGTTGCAGGAATTAGATGCTAGGCTGTATTCCTAAGAGGCCTTGTGCCCTGATGCTACTCCATGCCGAAAATTATTAGGGACATCTTTGTTGTCAAAAAGTTCCCGAAAGATGGTTTTTATCTTAATGCTTTTCACGACATTAGAAGGAAAGTAGGTGAAAGAAACAGGTTGTAGAAGAAGGCTCcacctttaaaaaggaaagcctTCCTGGCATCCTAGTGGCTGCCTGGAGTGGGGAACCTGACTCATGTTATAGTGAGTGTCTCCAGCGGGAGAACTGCACAGGCTTTACTCGGGTACCAGGGAAGAATAGTAGGTATCACTTCCTAGGTGCTCCACACCCAGCTTCACATCTGTCTGACATTTCTAGTCACCGTGTCACTGCCCAATTGCATTCACCTCTTTAAAAGCAGGGGACTGGCACTTGGAAGACCTGGTCTCCCTGTTCCTATTGTgagctttctgttcttttcttgagATATTGCTTTGGGTTCCTTTAACCCATCACTAAACAGAGGCACAGGTACAGCCCTCGGACTCCAGGCTGGGAGCTCACTTAGCAAGGGCTTAACGAGAACGGCTGCTGCCTGGTTGGATTCCAGCTCAGCAGCAGGGCGGATTCCAACAAACTCTGAGCACACGGCATCCCGACTCTACTTAGGGAAGCCATCTGCAGAACAGGCCCAAGATTCTAGTTTGTTCCTCTGTAAGCCTCAGCACCCAGGCAGAGTCACAGGTGGGGGGGGGTCTCCAAGCCCCTCAGTGCTGGGTGAAACCAAGCGACAGGGGTCTAATCAATAACACGGCTCTGGGACTATTTTCCCCTCCTCCAGCTGTTGCTGTCTGCAGTGTTTGGGGCTAATGTCCAGATCCCCGGTCTTTGGGATTTAACACGCTCATCACCCCCAGCAAGCCAGCACGCCAAACGGCCTTTTACAAACCgtagtaaacattttatttacaagtTAAAGGCCTCCTAAGTGCAGCGCGTCCTTATGCCAAGACCCCTGGTGCTCAGAGGAACAGTTCCGCCGAACACTTCACAGTGTGAGCTGCTTGGGTAGGGAGGACAGTTGAATTCTTTCtttggaggagggaggggggacctTAAAACTCTCCActcttttggggggtggggggcctcAGGCAGCCATGGCAGCAAGAGAAAGGGTATGAACCCCAAAGAGGCTGCTCACGGCGTCCTGCTCCCATCTCGGCGACCCTTGCCACCAACTTAAAGTAGGCACAAACTCCAGCCAGTGTTGGGGAAGCTGCACGCCATGCCCTCGGTGCTGTCTATAAACCTGCAAGCGGGGCCTGAGCAGTCTCCGGGCTTTGAGGACTGCTGGTGGCTGACGGCTGGTGCGCAGGGAGCAGCTCCGAGCAGTTGCTGCCAAGGCTGCTGGCGCTCCCCGCGTTGGTGTTGCTACTCAGGCTGCTGCTGCCGCTGAAGCTGAAGCTGCTACCACTCGCGCTGCTGCTGGCTGTGATGAGGGCGCCCGCGGCTGAGGCCTTGATGACCGTAGTTTGGTGCAGGGACCTCTCCGTTCCCTCAGTCCGTTCCGTGTCGCTGGGGGCCATGTCCAGGGACTCCGAGTCACTGCTCTCGCTCTCGGCTTCGCCCTCAGAACGGCTGGGGCTTCTCTCCTCTCGTTCACCCTCGGCGGGGACTCCGCCCGAAGGCTTCTCGCCcgcttccttgtccttgtccttctGAGCCTGCGCTTCCTTAGAGTGCCGCCACTTCATCCTCCGGTTCTGAAACCACACCTTCACCTGTGCGCAACATCCAGAAGAGATGCTAGGTAATTAAGACACTCACCACACCCGGACTTACACCACCACTCCTGTAAAGCAGGATAGCAAGGCGGACGCTTGCTATGCCTCCGCTACCCATAAGCAGTGACCAAGCATCGAAATCCAGGCGCAATCAAGGCGCGAAACCCACCGAACCTCCTGGGGACAATTCTTTTAAGTGCTCGAATCTCAAGCCTGAAATGACCCAAGTTGGAAGGGCAGATTTTTGCAAATTGCTTCGTAATCTCGCCAAACTCAGGACTCTGGTAAGAAGGATTCCAGTTAGCAAGTGCTGACACCCAAATTGCACGTATACCCCAATTCTGTGTACCAGGCCACAGTTTGGGTGACTCCGGTTCTGTGAACCCTCTCGTATCCACACACTATCCAAAGCAAATCACTACACAAAccacaccaccacctccacccctAGGAGGttagaggcagggtctctctagaacccaaggtggccttgaacttgagatcctcctgcctttgcctcttaagTACTCAGACTACAACCGTTTGGCCAACACTGTTTTAACGGTGGAAGTGCGCAAAAGAACAGGAGAAATCAAAGAGTTCATCCCACTCGAATGGCCTTTAAGTACAGGAGAATCAGTTTGGCATATTTTTAACCTAAGGGTTGATATAGACCATCTTTGcaggaaataaatttattttcctgGGGACTCTGAAAATGCTAGAATTAAGTGTGCAGCATGGAGGAATAGGGAAGAGATCGAGTGAAGAATCTGTATAAAGATATGATCCccgggggacgggggggggggggggagaggaccCAAGGCAGTCACACAAGTTCCAGCTTCCCCTTTAAAAATAACATGCACAGCTGGGAGAACGTGGCTGGGCTTTCCAGTATGATGACCGTGTGCTGAGGAAGCGCGTTGTgtaacagagaacagaaagacacagGGACAGAAGTCTGACAGGCAGCTATGAGAAAGCAGCTTGCTTTGGCTTCAGCACGGAAGCAAGAGGGCTGAACAGGATGAGTATGCTGTagtcaaaaaagaaagcaaagagaaactcTAATTCttgaaattgagagagagagagagagagagagagagagagagagagagagagagagagattgattctaaATCAAGTCTGCAAAACCtactgaaaaaaatgttcttgaacattctaagaaaatcttttttttttttctcaactccATTGCCAACAGACACTATCTTCAGAGATTGAGCTGTCAGAGAAAGTGGGACGGTGGCTGCTCCATCCCTGTCTTAAAGTAACGCTAAGCAATTCcgtttgaaattatattttcagtTCCTCACAAGTGGGATTTCACAATCCAGTGGGGGTGGCGGGAACCAACAACAAGCTATTGACTTTgcttttttatctctttcttaaaTAAACTGCCTCCTACAGAGAAGTGCACTCGGGTCGAGTGCACAATTATCATCTCCCGCGGCCTATTTGCGTTCTCCGCAGTTCTTTGGCCTCTTGGCCAAAATAAACACGCTGCGTGCTTGTTGACACACATCTTCAGGAATGGGTTGTTCTCCCCCTCCGtccctctccttcatctccaTCCCTACCCGTTTCTCCCCTTGCTTTGAGTTGCTACACCACAAAACCTAGTGAAATTCAAGACCTTGTGTTTAGATTGCTAGAGCTGGTGAGTTTGACTGAAGAAGGCCTGCCGCCACCACCTTGCTTACCGTTATTAAACGATAACGGGCCTGCGGGATAACGCCCCCAGAGAGTTAGCGTACCTGTGCATCCGTAAGGCCCAGCATGGCCGCCAGCTGCTTTCGATCTGGCTTGGTCACATACTTCTGGATCTCAAATCTCTTCTCCAGGCCTTTTCTTTGCAGGTTGGAAAAGACAGCCCGGGACCACGAGCGTTTCCGCTTGTACGTCTGCGGCAGGGTGTCCTTAGTGAGCACGGCATAGGGACCTgccaagcagcaggaagagaggttCAGAGCCACCTTAGTGTTAAGGCCACAGCTTTCCAGCCTTCTGGTCTCAAAGATATTTAAAGGTGTTTTTGCATTCACACTCCTTTGCTTGTGCAGACATGGcctaaaaaagaattttacagaTCCTCTCAGGCCACTTTAGGCCTAAAGCCATGAAGAGCTGACCACTCCGTACGTAGATTCattaaagagaaatatataaaCCAAACACAAAGCCATCAGGCATGCTAAAACAGTTGGAATTGTCCCTGGAACCTGAATGGCCTGCCAGTGACAACCCTATATTTCCTTCGATTTGTCCTTCAGAGAAGATATAACCAGTCAAGCAaagcagtgagtgagtgagtgtgtgtgtgtgtgtgtgtgtgtgtgtgtgtgtgtgtggtgtcttacgcatgtgcgtgtgcgcgtgcacgaGTGTAAAACCCTCACCTCACACTTCATTTTCAAACCACCCTCCCTGGGCGAAAAGAACAGGGACAGTGACTCACGCCCATATACACACTATCTTGGCTCCCCTAGCATGGTCTTCTCCAAATGTCCCACTAAAAAGAACATTCAATTTCGTTCATAGGCCTTAGGAGACTCCAACCCCAACTACTGGGTTTCCACAGTGCCGGCTGGCCTTTTCGGCACCGGCTGAACACgggaattttttttctacctgGGAACGTGTCTTGGAATTGATGCTGAACAGAATTTCTTGGGTTGGCGCTTAAGGGGCTCAGGATGGCAGACGCCTCGCTAATGGGATCTAGAGATGCGAAGAACTGTCCTGCCGAAGGCTGCAGGCCAGCTAGATGCACCCCTGCAGGCCGCCCACCGGTTAGCAGCGATGTGAGATCTGGGTAGGGGGAAAGAAGAGTCGGTTACACTTTGCACAAACTCATACACTCTGGGCAGATTtgttcctcctttcccttctccctttttgAACCTAGGGAACTCA
Proteins encoded in this region:
- the Hlx gene encoding H2.0-like homeobox protein, giving the protein MFAAGLAPFYASNFSLWSAAYCSSAGPGGCSFALDPAAVKKPSFCIADILHAGVGEPGPATEGLVGASAALTAHLGSVHPHASFQAAARSPLRPTPVVAPSEVPAGFPQRLSPLSAAYHQHLPQQPPTQQQQPQQQPPPPPRAGSLQPPTSGTRVVPHHSGSAPAPSSKDLKFGIDRILSAEFDPKVKEGNTLRDLTSLLTGGRPAGVHLAGLQPSAGQFFASLDPISEASAILSPLSANPRNSVQHQFQDTFPGPYAVLTKDTLPQTYKRKRSWSRAVFSNLQRKGLEKRFEIQKYVTKPDRKQLAAMLGLTDAQVKVWFQNRRMKWRHSKEAQAQKDKDKEAGEKPSGGVPAEGEREERSPSRSEGEAESESSDSESLDMAPSDTERTEGTERSLHQTTVIKASAAGALITASSSASGSSFSFSGSSSLSSNTNAGSASSLGSNCSELLPAHQPSATSSPQSPETAQAPLAGL